From Melanotaenia boesemani isolate fMelBoe1 chromosome 12, fMelBoe1.pri, whole genome shotgun sequence, a single genomic window includes:
- the LOC121649970 gene encoding cytochrome c oxidase assembly factor 5: MPKYYEDKEEDTRACAGIREDFKACLLQHDCVVKEGKMPSECLKEGHCKALQTSFFECKRSMLDTRSRFRGRKGY, from the exons ATGCCGAAATATTACGAAGACAAAGAAGAGGACACCAGAGCTTGTGCCGGCATCAGAGAGGACTTCAAGGCTTGTCTCCTTCAGCATGATTGCGTTGTGAAG gagGGGAAAATGCCCAGTGAGTGTCTGAAGGAAGGCCACTGCAAAGCCTTGCAGACGTCATTCTTTGAGTGCAAGAGGTCAATG CTGGACACAAGGTCAAGATTCAGAGGGAGGAAAGGATACTGA